One genomic region from Actinocatenispora thailandica encodes:
- a CDS encoding S8 family serine peptidase, translated as MRRHRFRLAAAAAAALVTTAGLLGPGGGAAPAAPSGADQRVIVELSGKPAIAAAPARTVAAAGRAKVGAARTKLADDHRAFLSRARKAGVAVREQRSLTLLDNAIALRVPASEVAMLRTLPGVTAVLPDVRAHTSTDTSVPLIGAPQVWQQHDAQGRPERGTGVTVAIVDTGVDYTHPDLGGGFGAGHKVVAGYDFANDDADPADDNGHGTHVAGIVAGSAAKPGGVTGVAPDATLTAYKVLDDSGSGWTSDIIAGIEAAVDPANEHRADVVNLSLGAPGDGTDPLGQAASAAVAAGVVVVAAAGNDGPGAGTLSSPGDAPGVLAVGASTSGVRLPAATLTAPKREPLQVQRSPLSANPPAKPVSAAVVDVGAGTDADYDRVGDVHGKIVLRRWQVPPSADRISSADIAAARADEQRGALAVIGYEQGNTGPQFAPSAATGVDLPAHGLDSGDSLRMDRLVVLGMDDSQYAELGRIGATDALRITIGGTDVTDTMASFSSRGPSAGFGLKPDLVAPGVEIRSTVPTSLYGPGEYRMSGTSMAAPHVAGAAALLRQAHPDRSAAAIGAALVGTAHGLADVDPTVQGAGRLDVARAAAADVTAQPSSLSLGLADLSGDTVRGSATLTLHNDGAAAATTALTPVAADGTPGTATVTPSRITMPAGGTATVTVTVSAKRDLSGDTNVSGWVAAAPAKGPALRVPYLLAERPLVVRAAPDPSDGTSTVFVHSPTPLTGAPQVRVAGRHGKPLTVTARRDHDEWYRAEVHLSRAGAYQVAVTGWAASGPRLAGAGALEVTARSEPAKWQPVGPNSTAWHLTTTPANERMAVLLEWTSPAPWITTDRGGHWTRAGRLPVAAGGDGQVVVDPHRSSRLYLAVNGATGQTLRTVFDPTYQGKILRTDDRGRTWTTLDFPDTQVHALVSDATGGTLAAVTDTGVLTSRDHGDRWRTEAVTWGDAPQWAAVSGHDLYVGTLRRIVKVAGFDSAQPAPATVVREVSDRSAFVSGVVADDQAVVYADNQGVVYTSTDGGASWTRKFALPSSYPSALSLVHGTIWLAALGEVDYLGAEHGASWTTMPRPARGPVDTDADAWPGDDALLVSQENGGLYTTSDRGASYRRIGVPGAEVSDLAVATDTGGAAHLLAGAPGADTYSTPLPTGRIDAGTAEWGPAKEGYTYSAPHYGVSPKRPGLAWKSLGFPAVDSYELQTSTDGGTTWTRADRTNGVAYAVLASPADPDRVVVSMKSYAHGYGLRVTADGGRTWKNLYHPRAYTAIAGDPADADRLWLGAADGLYRSDDGGVTAVKVAGGMVGSILVTGSRVVVGGSAIRVSTDGGRHFATADTGGLPVRVSDLYAPPGDGHTLYASTTSYAANGLPQGGRGVLRSTDNGRSWHNVSGGLRSTAVTSLAGSPDGRWLFAGTADGGVHRLRLRR; from the coding sequence ATGAGACGGCATCGATTCCGGCTGGCTGCCGCGGCGGCGGCCGCGCTGGTCACCACCGCGGGGCTGCTCGGCCCCGGTGGTGGCGCCGCGCCGGCCGCACCGTCCGGTGCGGACCAGCGGGTGATCGTGGAACTGTCCGGCAAGCCGGCGATCGCCGCCGCCCCGGCGCGGACGGTCGCCGCGGCCGGCCGGGCCAAGGTGGGTGCGGCCCGCACCAAGCTCGCCGACGACCACCGGGCGTTCCTGTCCCGGGCCAGGAAGGCCGGGGTGGCGGTGCGCGAACAGCGCTCGCTGACCCTGCTGGACAACGCGATCGCGCTGCGGGTACCGGCGTCCGAGGTGGCCATGCTGCGCACGCTGCCCGGCGTCACCGCGGTGCTGCCGGACGTGCGCGCGCACACCAGTACCGACACCAGCGTGCCGCTGATCGGCGCGCCGCAGGTGTGGCAGCAGCACGACGCGCAGGGCCGGCCGGAACGCGGCACCGGTGTCACGGTGGCCATCGTGGACACCGGCGTCGACTACACCCACCCCGACCTGGGCGGCGGGTTCGGGGCCGGGCACAAGGTCGTCGCCGGCTACGACTTCGCCAACGACGACGCCGACCCGGCCGACGACAACGGGCACGGCACTCACGTGGCCGGCATCGTCGCCGGCAGCGCCGCGAAGCCGGGCGGCGTCACCGGCGTGGCGCCGGACGCGACGCTGACCGCGTACAAGGTGCTCGACGACTCCGGCAGCGGCTGGACCTCCGACATCATCGCCGGCATCGAGGCGGCGGTGGATCCGGCGAACGAGCACCGCGCCGACGTCGTCAACCTCAGCCTCGGCGCCCCGGGCGACGGCACGGATCCGTTGGGCCAGGCGGCGTCCGCGGCGGTGGCCGCCGGTGTCGTGGTGGTCGCCGCGGCCGGCAACGACGGTCCCGGCGCCGGTACGCTGAGCTCGCCGGGCGACGCCCCGGGGGTGCTCGCGGTCGGTGCGTCCACCTCCGGCGTCCGGCTGCCGGCGGCGACGCTGACCGCGCCGAAGCGCGAGCCGCTGCAGGTGCAGCGCAGCCCGCTGTCGGCCAACCCGCCGGCCAAGCCGGTCAGCGCCGCGGTGGTCGACGTCGGCGCCGGTACCGACGCGGACTACGACCGGGTCGGCGACGTGCACGGCAAGATCGTGCTGCGCCGTTGGCAGGTGCCGCCCAGCGCGGACCGGATCAGCTCCGCCGACATCGCGGCGGCCCGCGCCGACGAGCAGCGCGGCGCGCTCGCGGTCATCGGGTACGAGCAGGGCAACACCGGACCGCAGTTCGCCCCGTCCGCCGCCACCGGCGTCGACCTGCCGGCGCACGGCCTGGACTCCGGCGACAGCCTGCGGATGGACCGGCTGGTCGTCCTCGGCATGGACGACTCGCAGTACGCGGAGCTGGGCCGGATCGGTGCCACCGACGCGCTGCGCATCACGATCGGCGGTACCGACGTCACCGACACGATGGCGTCGTTCTCCTCCCGCGGCCCGTCGGCCGGCTTCGGCCTGAAGCCGGACCTGGTCGCCCCCGGCGTCGAGATCCGCTCGACCGTACCGACCTCGCTGTACGGGCCGGGCGAGTACCGGATGTCCGGCACCAGCATGGCGGCGCCGCACGTGGCGGGTGCCGCCGCGCTGCTGCGCCAGGCGCACCCGGACCGGTCGGCGGCGGCGATCGGCGCCGCGCTGGTCGGTACCGCGCACGGGCTGGCCGACGTGGACCCGACGGTGCAGGGCGCCGGCCGGCTCGACGTGGCCCGCGCGGCGGCGGCGGACGTCACCGCGCAGCCGAGCAGCCTGTCGCTGGGGCTGGCCGACCTGTCCGGCGACACGGTGCGCGGCAGCGCGACGCTGACCCTGCACAACGACGGCGCCGCCGCCGCGACCACGGCGCTGACGCCGGTCGCCGCGGACGGCACCCCGGGGACCGCGACGGTGACGCCCTCCCGCATCACCATGCCGGCCGGCGGTACCGCGACGGTCACCGTCACGGTGTCGGCGAAGCGCGACCTGTCCGGCGACACGAACGTGTCCGGCTGGGTGGCCGCGGCCCCGGCGAAGGGCCCGGCGCTGCGGGTGCCGTACCTGCTGGCGGAGCGGCCGCTGGTGGTGCGCGCGGCACCGGACCCGAGCGACGGTACGAGCACCGTGTTCGTGCACAGCCCGACCCCGCTGACCGGTGCCCCGCAGGTCCGGGTGGCCGGCCGGCACGGCAAGCCGCTGACGGTGACCGCCCGGCGCGACCACGACGAGTGGTACCGGGCCGAGGTGCACCTGAGCCGGGCCGGCGCCTACCAGGTCGCGGTCACCGGCTGGGCGGCGAGCGGGCCGCGGCTGGCCGGCGCCGGCGCGCTGGAGGTCACCGCGCGCAGCGAACCGGCGAAGTGGCAGCCGGTGGGCCCCAACTCCACCGCCTGGCACCTGACGACCACGCCGGCGAACGAGCGGATGGCCGTGCTGCTGGAGTGGACCAGCCCGGCGCCGTGGATCACCACCGACCGCGGTGGCCACTGGACCCGCGCGGGCCGGCTGCCGGTCGCGGCCGGCGGCGACGGCCAGGTGGTCGTCGACCCGCACCGGTCCAGCCGGCTGTACCTCGCGGTCAACGGTGCGACCGGCCAGACGCTGCGCACCGTGTTCGACCCCACCTACCAGGGCAAGATCCTGCGCACCGACGACCGGGGCCGGACCTGGACCACGCTGGACTTCCCGGACACCCAGGTGCACGCGCTGGTCTCCGACGCCACCGGCGGCACTCTCGCCGCGGTCACCGACACCGGTGTACTGACCAGCCGCGACCACGGTGACCGCTGGCGCACCGAGGCTGTGACCTGGGGCGACGCGCCGCAGTGGGCGGCGGTGTCCGGGCACGACCTGTACGTGGGGACGCTGCGCCGGATCGTGAAGGTGGCCGGGTTCGACTCGGCGCAGCCGGCGCCGGCCACCGTGGTCCGCGAGGTGTCCGACCGGTCGGCGTTCGTCTCCGGTGTGGTGGCCGACGACCAGGCGGTGGTCTACGCCGACAACCAGGGTGTGGTCTACACCTCGACCGACGGCGGCGCCAGCTGGACGAGGAAGTTCGCCCTGCCCAGCTCGTATCCGAGCGCGCTGTCGCTGGTGCACGGCACGATCTGGCTGGCCGCCCTGGGCGAGGTCGACTACCTGGGTGCCGAGCACGGGGCGAGCTGGACGACCATGCCGCGACCGGCTCGCGGCCCGGTCGACACCGACGCCGACGCCTGGCCCGGCGACGACGCGCTGCTGGTGTCCCAGGAGAACGGCGGCCTCTACACCACCTCCGACCGGGGCGCCAGCTACCGGCGGATCGGCGTACCTGGTGCCGAGGTGTCCGATCTCGCGGTGGCCACCGACACCGGCGGCGCGGCGCACCTGCTGGCCGGTGCACCCGGCGCGGACACCTACAGCACGCCGCTGCCGACCGGTCGGATCGACGCCGGTACCGCGGAGTGGGGTCCGGCGAAGGAGGGATACACCTACTCGGCGCCGCACTACGGGGTGTCGCCGAAGCGGCCGGGGCTGGCGTGGAAGTCGCTCGGTTTCCCGGCGGTGGACAGCTACGAGCTGCAGACCAGCACCGACGGCGGCACTACCTGGACCCGCGCGGACCGCACCAACGGCGTCGCGTACGCGGTGCTGGCCAGCCCGGCGGATCCGGACCGGGTGGTGGTGTCGATGAAGAGCTACGCCCACGGGTACGGGCTGCGGGTCACCGCCGACGGCGGCCGGACCTGGAAGAACCTGTACCACCCGCGGGCGTACACCGCGATCGCCGGTGACCCGGCCGACGCCGACCGGCTCTGGCTCGGTGCCGCGGACGGGCTGTACCGCTCCGACGACGGCGGTGTGACCGCGGTCAAGGTGGCCGGCGGCATGGTCGGGTCGATCCTGGTCACCGGGTCGCGGGTGGTGGTGGGCGGCTCGGCGATCCGGGTCAGTACCGACGGTGGCCGGCACTTCGCCACCGCGGACACCGGCGGGCTGCCGGTGCGGGTCAGCGATCTGTACGCGCCGCCCGGCGATGGTCACACCCTGTACGCATCGACCACCTCGTACGCCGCGAACGGGCTGCCGCAGGGCGGTCGGGGCGTACTGCGCAGTACGGACAACGGGCGCAGCTGGCACAACGTGTCCGGCGGGCTGCGCAGTACGGCGGTGACCAGCCTCGCCGGCAGCCCGGACGGCCGCTGGCTGTTCGCCGGCACCGCCGACGGCGGGGTGCACCGGCTCCGGCTGCGCCGCTGA
- a CDS encoding SPFH domain-containing protein, with product MGLIDKIKGEFIDIVEWLDQTRDTIVWRFPRYDNEIKMGAKLVVRESQVAVFVNEGRIADAYGPGTYELQTQNMPILSTLKGWKYGFHSPFKAEVYFVNTRQFTDLKWGTQNPVMVRDPEFGMVRLRAFGAYSMRVVEPRRLLTELVGTDPQFRTEEVSEYLRQMLVGRLSGALAKAEVPMLDLAAHQQDIGDRLAGALSQELAEVGIAIPKFIIENISVPPEVEKAMDKRTEMGVVGDLDRYTKYQTANAIAEAAGTPGSGMGEGLGLGMGVAAGQRFAQNINPQQGYPQQGYPQQQYPPAAAPGYPPQGAPQQGYQQPPAPAAPPPLPQQTQWYIAVNGAQQGPFDSAALSGQVSGGALTRDTLVWRNGMAQWTAAGQVGELAHLFGATPPPLPPQS from the coding sequence ATGGGGCTGATCGACAAGATCAAGGGCGAGTTCATCGACATCGTCGAGTGGCTCGACCAGACGCGCGACACGATCGTGTGGCGCTTCCCGCGGTACGACAACGAGATCAAGATGGGCGCCAAGCTCGTCGTGCGCGAGTCGCAGGTCGCGGTGTTCGTCAACGAGGGCCGCATCGCCGACGCGTACGGGCCGGGCACCTACGAGCTGCAGACCCAGAACATGCCGATCCTGTCCACCCTCAAGGGCTGGAAGTACGGCTTCCACTCGCCGTTCAAGGCCGAGGTCTACTTCGTCAACACCCGGCAGTTCACCGACCTGAAGTGGGGCACCCAGAACCCGGTCATGGTGCGTGACCCCGAGTTCGGCATGGTGCGGCTGCGCGCCTTCGGCGCCTACTCGATGCGGGTGGTCGAGCCGCGTCGGCTGCTGACCGAGCTGGTCGGCACCGACCCGCAGTTCCGCACCGAGGAGGTCTCCGAGTACCTCCGCCAGATGCTGGTCGGCCGGCTGTCCGGCGCGCTGGCCAAGGCCGAGGTGCCGATGCTGGACCTCGCCGCACACCAGCAGGACATCGGTGACCGGCTGGCCGGGGCGCTCAGCCAGGAGCTCGCCGAGGTCGGCATCGCCATCCCGAAGTTCATCATCGAAAACATCTCGGTGCCGCCCGAGGTGGAGAAGGCGATGGACAAGCGCACCGAGATGGGCGTGGTCGGCGATCTGGACAGGTACACCAAATACCAGACCGCCAACGCGATCGCCGAGGCCGCCGGGACCCCGGGCAGCGGCATGGGCGAGGGCCTCGGTCTGGGCATGGGCGTCGCCGCCGGGCAGCGGTTCGCGCAGAACATCAACCCGCAGCAGGGCTACCCACAGCAGGGCTACCCGCAGCAGCAGTACCCGCCGGCCGCCGCGCCCGGCTACCCGCCGCAGGGCGCGCCCCAGCAGGGTTACCAGCAGCCGCCGGCGCCGGCCGCCCCGCCGCCGCTGCCGCAGCAGACCCAGTGGTACATCGCGGTCAACGGCGCCCAACAGGGCCCGTTCGACTCCGCCGCGCTGTCCGGTCAGGTGTCCGGCGGCGCGCT